The Bacteriovorax sp. PP10 nucleotide sequence TAGTGCTCTTAGTAGTTGTTAAAAATTTAATAGATGTACCAGCTTCATAAGTAGCAGCTTCAACAAAAGCACGATCCATAAGGTGAACTGTACATAGGAAGTCTCCTACATCTCTACGAAGATCAGCACTATTATTATCAACAAGGTGTTTACCTTTCTTTGTCGTTTCAATCTTTGAAGTTAAAATAAGTTCATCACCAAGATCAATCGCCATGGCCGGTGCTGATAATGATAGGATAGATAAAATCATAACAACGTTTAATAGTTTCATATGTGCTCCTTGAGTGTGAATTAAATAGAATTTATCATAGAGAAATGTCGGCAGTTATGGCATTGAAGTATTTACATGTGCCTGTTTATTTTTTAGACACTCTTTAACAATTTAAAATGAGTTTAGTAGGGGATTTTCTGTTAAACTCTCTTCCTTATGAAAGAAAAAACCAAAGTCGTCGTCTATATCTTCCGTAATAACAAACAAGAAATCTTAGTTTTCTCTCATAGAGATATCCCTTCGGCCGGAATCCAAGTAGTAGGCGGAACTGTAGAGCCTTTGGAGGACTTCCCTTCTGCCTTAATTAGGGAGATAATAGAAGAATCAGGACTGCATTTGGAGCTGTCAGAACTCCAAAAAATCGGCGAGACTAAATACCTCCGTAAAGATCGACCAGAGGTCAATTTACGACATTATTATGAAATTTCACCCCAAAACCTTCCTGATTCATGGGCACACGTTGTGCATTCTAATGGCGAAGACAACGGACTAGTCTTTGATTTTTTCTGGCTGGAGATTAATGAGGCGAAGACGGTGTTGACCGGAAATTTCGGCGAACTCTTACCCTGAAAATCTCTTTAAATTAAGTAGGATATGTAAAGATTACACGACTCATTG carries:
- a CDS encoding NUDIX hydrolase, with the translated sequence MKEKTKVVVYIFRNNKQEILVFSHRDIPSAGIQVVGGTVEPLEDFPSALIREIIEESGLHLELSELQKIGETKYLRKDRPEVNLRHYYEISPQNLPDSWAHVVHSNGEDNGLVFDFFWLEINEAKTVLTGNFGELLP